In Cupriavidus basilensis, one genomic interval encodes:
- a CDS encoding glutathione S-transferase family protein — protein MGLLVNGKWQDRWYDTASTGGRFVRKDAAFRNWVTPDGAAGQSGTGGFKAEAGRYHLYVSLACPWAHRTLIMRALKGLEGMISVSTVHWLMLGEGWTFAEGPGVVPDTVNGARLLHQVYTGADPDYTGRVTVPVLWDKQRGTIVSNESSEIIRMFNTAFDDVGARAGDYYPAALRAEIDDVNARVYDTLNNGVYKSGFATTQDAYEEAVTPLFDTLDWLEARLATRRFLLGDPLTEADIRLFTTLVRFDAVYVGHFKCNLRRIADYPNLSGFTRDIYQLPGIAATVNIDHIKRHYYESHRSINPSGVVPVGPVLDFAAPPERARLAA, from the coding sequence ATGGGACTGCTCGTCAACGGCAAATGGCAAGACCGCTGGTACGACACGGCATCCACCGGCGGCCGCTTCGTTCGCAAGGACGCGGCCTTTCGCAACTGGGTGACGCCCGACGGCGCCGCCGGCCAGAGCGGCACCGGCGGCTTCAAGGCCGAGGCCGGGCGCTATCACCTGTACGTGAGCCTGGCCTGCCCGTGGGCGCACCGCACGCTGATCATGCGCGCGCTCAAGGGGCTGGAGGGGATGATCAGCGTCTCCACGGTGCACTGGCTGATGCTCGGCGAGGGATGGACGTTCGCCGAGGGCCCGGGCGTCGTGCCGGACACGGTCAACGGCGCGCGGCTCCTGCACCAGGTCTACACTGGCGCCGATCCCGATTACACCGGGCGCGTCACCGTGCCGGTGCTGTGGGACAAGCAGCGGGGAACCATCGTCAGCAACGAGTCGTCGGAGATCATCCGCATGTTCAACACCGCCTTTGACGATGTTGGCGCCAGGGCGGGCGACTACTATCCGGCGGCGCTGCGCGCGGAAATCGACGACGTCAACGCGCGGGTGTACGACACGCTCAACAACGGCGTCTACAAGTCCGGCTTTGCCACCACGCAAGACGCATATGAAGAGGCGGTGACGCCGTTGTTCGATACGCTCGACTGGCTCGAGGCGCGGCTCGCCACGCGCCGCTTCCTGCTGGGCGATCCGCTTACCGAGGCCGACATCCGCCTGTTCACGACGCTGGTGCGCTTTGACGCGGTCTATGTGGGGCACTTCAAGTGCAATCTGCGGCGCATTGCCGACTATCCGAACCTGTCTGGCTTTACGCGCGACATCTACCAGTTGCCGGGGATTGCGGCGACGGTCAATATCGACCATATCAAGCGGCACTACTATGAAAGCCACCGCTCTATCAATCCGAGCGGCGTGGTGCCGGTGGGGCCGGTGCTGGACTTTGCCGCGCCGCCGGAGCGCGCGCGGCTGGCGGCGTGA
- a CDS encoding alpha/beta fold hydrolase: MKFHRQSLLALLTVAAVATAPVALAAADDGPAYGPELEGFHYPAPVQQFAFTSQGEAMQMAYMDIKPERANGRTAVLLHGKNFCAATWGDTIKVLSAAGYRVIAPDQIGFCKSSKPAHYQYSFQQLARNTHALLESIGVQQATVIGHSTGGMLAMRYALMYPQQTERLALVNPIGLEDWKALGVPSLSVDQWYARELATTADKIRSYEQATYYVGTWRPEYEPWVQMLAGMNRGPGKQQVAWNSALIYDMIFTQPVVYELGALKTPTLLLIGDKDTTAIAKDAAPPEVRAKVGNYPVLAQRTLKALPNARLVEFPELGHAPQMQDPTAFHKALLDGLAALPASR; encoded by the coding sequence ATGAAGTTTCATCGCCAATCCCTGCTTGCCTTGCTCACAGTGGCAGCCGTTGCCACCGCGCCCGTCGCGCTGGCTGCCGCCGACGATGGGCCTGCGTATGGCCCCGAGCTGGAGGGCTTCCACTATCCGGCGCCGGTCCAGCAGTTCGCGTTCACCTCGCAAGGCGAGGCGATGCAGATGGCTTACATGGACATCAAGCCGGAGCGCGCCAACGGCCGCACCGCGGTCTTGCTGCATGGAAAGAACTTCTGCGCGGCGACCTGGGGGGACACGATCAAGGTGCTCAGCGCGGCCGGCTATCGCGTCATTGCGCCGGACCAGATCGGCTTTTGCAAATCCAGCAAGCCGGCGCACTATCAATACAGTTTCCAGCAACTGGCGCGCAACACCCACGCCTTGCTGGAATCCATCGGGGTCCAGCAGGCGACGGTGATCGGGCATTCCACGGGCGGCATGCTGGCGATGCGCTATGCGCTGATGTACCCGCAGCAAACCGAGCGGCTCGCGCTCGTCAACCCGATCGGCCTGGAAGACTGGAAGGCGTTGGGCGTGCCGTCCTTGTCGGTGGATCAGTGGTATGCCCGTGAGCTTGCCACCACTGCCGACAAGATACGCAGCTATGAACAGGCTACCTACTATGTCGGCACATGGCGCCCCGAGTACGAGCCCTGGGTGCAGATGCTGGCGGGCATGAACCGCGGCCCGGGCAAGCAGCAGGTGGCCTGGAACTCCGCGCTGATCTACGACATGATCTTCACGCAGCCGGTCGTCTACGAGCTGGGCGCGTTGAAGACGCCAACCCTGCTGCTGATCGGCGACAAGGACACGACGGCCATCGCCAAGGACGCGGCACCGCCGGAGGTCCGCGCGAAGGTCGGCAACTATCCGGTGCTGGCGCAGCGCACCTTGAAGGCGCTGCCGAACGCCAGGCTGGTGGAGTTTCCCGAGTTGGGCCACGCGCCGCAGATGCAGGATCCAACGGCGTTCCACAAGGCGCTGCTGGATGGCCTGGCGGCGTTGCCGGCAAGCCGGTAG
- a CDS encoding lipid A biosynthesis lauroyl acyltransferase → MIQRIGLFFTVSLLRLLAALPYGVCARIGMGLGALLYRIPSRRRSVVQTNLRLCFPDQSEAHRHALGQAHFSHVIRSYLERGVQWYGCAGKLNDLVELESAIELGNTEAGPTIFLGFHFVAIEAGCMFYSIKHPVASLYSKMSNPLLELLAKRQRGRFGTEMIPRNGSVRQALRALKSGTPLMLAADMDFGLRDSVFVPFFNVPACTLTSVSRLAALSGARVVPFTTSVLPGYRGYKLKIFDALAGYPCGDEKVDALRMNAFLEQQVRAMPEQYYWVHRRFKHRPEGEAPVY, encoded by the coding sequence ATGATCCAGCGTATCGGACTATTTTTCACCGTCAGCCTGCTGCGCTTGCTCGCCGCCCTGCCCTATGGCGTTTGCGCCCGCATCGGCATGGGCCTGGGCGCCCTGCTCTATCGCATTCCAAGCCGGCGCCGCAGCGTTGTGCAGACCAACCTGCGGCTTTGCTTTCCCGACCAGAGCGAAGCGCATCGACATGCCCTCGGGCAGGCGCATTTCAGCCACGTGATTCGAAGCTACCTGGAACGCGGCGTGCAATGGTATGGCTGCGCCGGCAAGCTCAATGACCTGGTCGAACTGGAGTCCGCCATCGAACTCGGCAACACCGAGGCCGGCCCGACCATCTTCCTGGGATTCCATTTCGTGGCGATCGAGGCCGGCTGCATGTTCTACTCGATCAAGCATCCGGTGGCCTCGCTCTACTCGAAGATGTCGAACCCGTTGCTGGAACTACTCGCCAAGCGGCAGCGCGGCAGGTTCGGCACCGAGATGATCCCGCGCAATGGCAGCGTGCGCCAGGCCTTGCGCGCGCTCAAGTCGGGCACGCCGCTGATGCTCGCGGCGGACATGGATTTTGGCTTGCGCGATTCGGTATTCGTGCCGTTTTTCAACGTCCCCGCTTGCACGCTCACTTCGGTGTCGCGTCTGGCCGCGCTCAGCGGCGCGCGCGTCGTGCCCTTCACCACCTCTGTCCTGCCTGGCTATCGCGGCTACAAGCTGAAGATATTCGACGCGCTGGCGGGCTACCCCTGCGGCGACGAGAAGGTCGACGCACTGCGCATGAACGCGTTCCTGGAGCAACAGGTCCGCGCCATGCCGGAGCAATACTACTGGGTGCATCGCCGCTTCAAGCACCGCCCCGAGGGCGAAGCCCCTGTCTACTGA
- a CDS encoding cold-shock protein produces the protein METGTVKWFNDSKGFGFITPDAGGNDLFAHFSEIQGGGFKSLQEGQKVRYVAGVGQKGPAATKIEPI, from the coding sequence ATGGAAACCGGTACCGTCAAGTGGTTCAACGACTCCAAGGGCTTCGGCTTCATCACCCCTGACGCAGGCGGCAACGACCTGTTCGCGCATTTCTCGGAAATTCAAGGCGGCGGTTTCAAGTCGCTGCAAGAAGGCCAGAAAGTGCGTTACGTCGCAGGCGTTGGCCAAAAGGGCCCCGCAGCGACCAAGATCGAGCCGATCTAA
- a CDS encoding S1C family serine protease: protein MPMVESILLAAVRVSSFEGQQPLTNASGFFFERDGRLFVVTSRHVVFDEPSKHHPDRIEIELHSQPENMADSIGFSIPLYRDGLAVWREGEDGGGPVDVAVVEIERKALPPKLLYRAFTPEHLAQPSDRVEVGDSLLIVGFPLGFHDALHHLPVARQAVVASAYGLRFQGQGFFLTDARTHRGTSGAPVVSRMRDGRGDELDLPWMLLGIHSARFDVGSRDLAEDEVLGLNSAWYADMLLTLTEPVAAKPARAAPGAAATPPAATPTAATSPVAVAAAVGNAAATPSVVPEAATATAPAPVPPSRPK from the coding sequence ATGCCTATGGTCGAATCCATCCTTCTGGCTGCCGTCCGGGTTTCGTCCTTCGAGGGCCAGCAGCCGCTGACCAACGCGAGCGGATTCTTCTTCGAGCGCGATGGCCGGCTCTTCGTGGTGACCAGCCGCCATGTGGTGTTCGACGAGCCAAGCAAGCACCACCCGGACCGCATCGAGATCGAACTGCACAGCCAGCCGGAAAACATGGCCGACTCGATCGGCTTTTCGATTCCGCTGTACCGTGACGGGCTTGCCGTCTGGCGCGAAGGCGAGGACGGTGGCGGCCCGGTCGATGTCGCCGTGGTGGAGATCGAGCGCAAGGCGTTGCCGCCCAAGCTGCTTTACCGGGCCTTCACGCCGGAGCATCTGGCGCAGCCTTCCGATCGCGTCGAGGTGGGCGACTCCCTGTTGATCGTCGGATTTCCGCTGGGTTTTCATGACGCGCTCCATCATCTACCGGTTGCGCGCCAGGCCGTGGTTGCGTCCGCGTACGGATTGCGCTTTCAGGGCCAGGGTTTTTTCCTGACCGATGCCAGGACGCACCGCGGCACCAGCGGCGCGCCTGTGGTCTCGCGCATGCGCGATGGCCGGGGCGACGAGCTGGACCTGCCGTGGATGCTGCTCGGCATCCACTCCGCTCGCTTCGACGTCGGCTCGCGCGACCTGGCGGAGGATGAAGTGCTTGGGCTGAACTCTGCCTGGTATGCGGACATGCTGCTGACCCTGACCGAGCCCGTGGCGGCAAAGCCCGCGCGGGCCGCGCCTGGCGCCGCCGCGACTCCCCCCGCCGCTACTCCCACCGCCGCCACGTCCCCCGTTGCTGTCGCCGCGGCCGTTGGCAATGCGGCTGCCACGCCGTCGGTTGTCCCGGAGGCTGCTACCGCTACCGCTCCCGCGCCAGTCCCGCCCTCTCGGCCAAAATAA
- a CDS encoding translation initiation factor 1: MSISEEWEEMHLTPGGWVGGSYRHVPGPEVTVERPADEVLTVRRHVCATYCGPSRATEDRTPQTEDMALIESLLARFGSPAFGV, from the coding sequence ATGTCGATCAGCGAAGAATGGGAAGAAATGCACCTGACGCCAGGTGGCTGGGTAGGCGGAAGCTATCGCCACGTGCCGGGACCGGAAGTCACGGTGGAGCGCCCCGCGGATGAAGTGCTTACCGTGCGCAGGCATGTGTGCGCAACCTATTGCGGCCCGTCGCGCGCCACGGAAGACAGGACCCCGCAGACCGAAGACATGGCACTGATCGAATCGCTGCTGGCCCGCTTCGGCAGCCCGGCATTCGGCGTCTAG
- the infA gene encoding translation initiation factor IF-1, with the protein MAKEELVEFGGQVSEVLPDNRFRVILENGFQVWAYSSGRLKKNRIRILAGDRVTLEMSPYDLTKGRINYRHKY; encoded by the coding sequence TTGGCTAAAGAAGAACTAGTGGAATTTGGTGGACAAGTATCGGAAGTACTGCCGGACAACCGTTTTCGCGTCATCCTGGAAAATGGTTTCCAGGTATGGGCCTATTCGTCCGGCCGCCTGAAGAAGAACCGCATTCGTATCCTGGCCGGCGATCGCGTCACGCTGGAAATGTCGCCCTACGACCTGACCAAGGGCCGGATCAACTACCGCCACAAGTACTGA
- a CDS encoding isochorismatase, which translates to MNQSINRTNSITRATRANPYTVSVYPIQQEPGVWFATYLIAEYRNGSECIVANVSMRHATHGTEALAKQAARRAAESVAANMRLQ; encoded by the coding sequence TTGAATCAAAGCATCAATCGCACCAATAGCATTACCCGCGCCACCCGCGCCAATCCGTACACCGTGTCGGTCTACCCGATACAACAAGAGCCAGGCGTGTGGTTTGCGACCTACCTGATCGCCGAATACAGGAATGGCTCCGAATGCATCGTCGCCAACGTCTCGATGCGCCATGCCACGCATGGCACCGAAGCCCTGGCCAAACAGGCCGCCCGACGCGCGGCCGAGAGCGTCGCTGCCAATATGCGCCTGCAATAA
- a CDS encoding GTP cyclohydrolase, which produces MSQNHAIYKGFKVSANVRRSFDESANDELARASFLATVTITQVSGDSGSLRLVPPLLEHVAHTPHDAIDLAVSYARTVIDDMSTFVKRK; this is translated from the coding sequence ATGTCTCAAAATCATGCGATCTACAAGGGGTTCAAGGTCTCGGCCAATGTACGCCGCTCGTTCGACGAAAGCGCCAACGACGAACTCGCACGGGCGAGCTTTCTGGCCACCGTGACCATCACGCAGGTCAGCGGCGACAGCGGCTCGCTCAGGCTGGTGCCGCCTTTGCTCGAACATGTCGCGCACACGCCGCACGATGCCATCGACCTGGCCGTGTCCTATGCCAGGACCGTCATCGACGACATGTCCACCTTCGTCAAGCGCAAGTAA
- a CDS encoding tripartite tricarboxylate transporter permease, protein MELFEHLALGFSTALTLQNVGYCFLGCVLGTLIGVLPGIGPLATIAMLLPVTYTLPPVAALIMLAGIYYGAQYGGSTTAILVNLPGESSSVVTTIDGYQMARRGRAGVALATAGLGSFFAGCVATLILAAFATPLSELAFKFGPAEYFSLMCLGLIGAVVLASGSLPKAVAMIVLGLLLGLVGTDVNSGAARFSFDVPELTDGVDFVALAMGMFGFAEIIANLEQKENRETFTDHVTNLWPSKTDFKRMAPAVLRGTALGSILGILPGGGAALASFAAYSLEKKTSKYSHEFGKGAIEGVAGPESANNAAAQTSFIPLLTLGIPPNAVMALMVGAMTIHNIQPGPQVMTSNPALFWGLIASMWIGNLMLIILNLPLIGIWVKLLQVPYRYLYPAILVFCCIGVFSVNNQTFDVFTAAGFGVIGYLFIKLKCEPAPLLLGFVLGPMMEENFRRALLLSRGTFTVFLTRPLSLGLLIAAGLLVCIVALPSIKAKREEAFQEE, encoded by the coding sequence ATGGAACTATTCGAACACCTGGCCCTTGGGTTCTCCACGGCGCTGACACTGCAGAATGTTGGATACTGTTTTCTCGGCTGCGTGCTGGGAACGCTGATCGGCGTGCTGCCCGGCATCGGGCCGCTGGCGACCATCGCCATGCTGCTGCCGGTGACCTACACGCTGCCGCCGGTGGCCGCGCTGATCATGCTGGCCGGCATTTACTACGGCGCCCAGTACGGTGGCTCCACCACCGCCATCCTGGTTAACCTGCCGGGTGAGTCGTCGTCGGTGGTGACCACCATCGATGGCTACCAGATGGCACGGCGGGGACGAGCGGGCGTGGCGCTGGCCACCGCCGGCCTGGGATCGTTCTTCGCTGGCTGCGTGGCAACGCTGATCCTGGCCGCGTTTGCTACGCCGCTATCGGAACTGGCATTCAAGTTTGGGCCCGCCGAGTATTTCTCGCTGATGTGCCTGGGCCTGATCGGCGCCGTGGTGCTGGCTTCGGGCTCGCTGCCCAAGGCGGTTGCCATGATCGTGCTGGGGCTGCTGCTGGGCCTGGTCGGCACCGACGTGAACTCCGGCGCGGCGCGCTTCTCGTTCGACGTGCCGGAGCTGACCGATGGCGTCGACTTCGTCGCACTGGCCATGGGCATGTTCGGCTTTGCCGAGATCATCGCCAACCTGGAGCAGAAGGAAAACCGCGAAACCTTTACCGATCACGTCACCAACCTGTGGCCCTCAAAGACGGACTTCAAGCGCATGGCACCAGCGGTGCTGCGCGGCACCGCGCTCGGCTCCATCCTGGGGATCCTGCCCGGCGGCGGTGCGGCCCTGGCTTCCTTCGCGGCCTATTCGCTGGAGAAGAAGACTTCCAAGTACTCGCATGAATTCGGCAAGGGCGCCATCGAAGGCGTGGCAGGTCCGGAATCGGCCAACAACGCCGCGGCACAGACCTCCTTCATCCCGCTGCTGACGCTGGGCATTCCGCCCAACGCCGTGATGGCGCTGATGGTGGGCGCGATGACCATCCACAACATCCAGCCGGGCCCGCAGGTCATGACCAGCAACCCCGCGCTGTTCTGGGGCCTGATCGCCTCGATGTGGATCGGCAACCTGATGCTGATCATCCTGAACCTGCCGCTGATCGGCATCTGGGTCAAACTGCTGCAGGTGCCCTACCGCTACCTGTACCCGGCCATCCTGGTGTTCTGCTGCATCGGCGTGTTCTCGGTCAACAACCAGACCTTCGACGTCTTCACCGCGGCTGGCTTCGGCGTGATCGGCTACCTGTTCATCAAGCTCAAGTGCGAGCCGGCGCCGCTGCTGCTGGGCTTTGTGCTGGGTCCGATGATGGAAGAGAACTTCCGCCGCGCGCTCCTGCTGTCGCGGGGGACGTTCACTGTGTTCCTGACCCGTCCGTTGTCGCTTGGCCTGCTGATTGCGGCCGGGCTGCTGGTCTGCATCGTCGCCCTGCCGTCGATCAAGGCCAAGCGCGAGGAAGCATTCCAGGAGGAATGA
- a CDS encoding pentapeptide MXKDX repeat protein, which translates to MNKLFAATLLSTTMLFAGHAFAQDTMKKDAMGNDSSMAKDTMSKDSMSKDKMSKSHDKMSKDKMGKDSMSKDSMSKDSMGKDAMGKDTMKQ; encoded by the coding sequence ATGAACAAACTTTTCGCAGCCACCCTGCTCTCGACCACGATGCTGTTCGCCGGTCATGCCTTTGCCCAGGACACCATGAAGAAGGATGCCATGGGCAATGACAGCAGCATGGCCAAGGACACCATGAGCAAGGACTCGATGAGCAAGGACAAGATGAGCAAGAGCCACGACAAGATGAGCAAGGACAAGATGGGCAAGGACAGCATGAGCAAAGACTCCATGAGCAAGGACTCGATGGGTAAGGACGCCATGGGCAAGGACACGATGAAGCAGTAA
- a CDS encoding molybdopterin-dependent oxidoreductase: MNKSKPIATLDRRLILRDAVRELDMPSRRLFAKRAVTLGGLTMLTGCSLTDDASVERFLTAVSRFNDRVQGWLFDPKRLAPTYAESMITRPFPFNAFYGEDEVPEVDGADFRLEVGGMVARKDPWTLEQLYALPQTSQVTRHICVEGWSAIGKWGGTPFSEFLHRVGADTSAKYVGFRCADDYFTSIDMPTALHPQTLLTFTYDGEKLPPKYGFPMKLRMPTKLGYKNPKHIMALYVTNTYPGGYWEDQGYNWFGGS, from the coding sequence ATGAACAAGTCCAAACCCATCGCCACGCTTGACCGGCGCCTGATCCTGCGAGACGCCGTGCGCGAACTCGATATGCCGTCGCGCCGCCTGTTCGCCAAGCGCGCCGTCACGCTGGGCGGGCTGACGATGCTCACGGGTTGCAGCCTCACCGACGACGCCTCGGTGGAGCGCTTTCTCACTGCGGTATCGCGCTTCAACGATCGCGTGCAAGGCTGGCTGTTCGACCCCAAGCGGCTCGCGCCCACCTACGCGGAGTCCATGATCACGCGGCCCTTCCCGTTCAATGCCTTCTACGGCGAGGACGAAGTGCCCGAGGTCGATGGTGCCGATTTCCGGCTGGAAGTCGGCGGCATGGTGGCGCGCAAGGATCCGTGGACGCTCGAGCAGTTGTACGCGCTGCCGCAGACCTCGCAGGTCACGCGCCATATCTGCGTGGAAGGCTGGAGCGCCATCGGCAAGTGGGGCGGCACGCCCTTCTCGGAATTCCTGCATCGCGTGGGCGCCGACACCAGCGCAAAGTACGTAGGCTTTCGCTGCGCCGACGACTACTTCACCAGCATCGACATGCCTACCGCGCTGCATCCGCAGACGCTGCTGACCTTTACCTACGACGGGGAGAAGCTGCCGCCCAAGTACGGCTTCCCCATGAAACTGCGCATGCCGACCAAGCTTGGCTACAAGAACCCCAAGCACATCATGGCGCTGTACGTCACCAACACGTATCCCGGCGGTTACTGGGAAGACCAGGGATACAACTGGTTCGGCGGATCCTGA
- a CDS encoding cytochrome b/b6 domain-containing protein, which yields MDTASQLSRPAHGRRGQTSASIQPAWVRITHWLNAIAVIIMVMSGWRIYNASPLFGLHFPKGITLGGWLGGALQWHFAAMWLLVANGLFYLLMNALTGRFRRRFLPLSVPAALRDIAAALRGRLAHPDLAEYNAAQKAMYLGVVVVIVVTVLSGLAIWKSVQFPLLRELMGGYDAARWVHFVCMSAIVLFIVVHVAMVALVPRTLLIMLRGR from the coding sequence GTGGATACAGCCTCCCAGCTATCGCGGCCAGCACACGGCCGCCGCGGACAAACGTCCGCCTCCATCCAGCCGGCATGGGTGCGCATCACCCATTGGCTCAATGCCATCGCCGTCATCATCATGGTGATGAGCGGCTGGCGCATCTATAACGCGTCGCCGCTGTTCGGCCTGCATTTCCCCAAGGGCATCACGCTCGGCGGATGGCTGGGCGGGGCGCTGCAGTGGCACTTCGCCGCCATGTGGCTGCTGGTCGCCAACGGGCTGTTTTACTTGCTGATGAACGCTCTCACCGGACGGTTCCGCCGCCGCTTCCTGCCGCTGTCGGTGCCCGCCGCGTTGCGCGATATCGCCGCGGCGCTGCGCGGCCGGCTGGCGCACCCGGACCTGGCTGAATACAACGCGGCCCAGAAGGCCATGTACCTGGGCGTGGTGGTAGTCATCGTGGTCACGGTGCTGTCCGGCCTGGCGATCTGGAAGTCGGTGCAATTCCCGCTGCTGCGCGAGCTGATGGGCGGCTATGACGCGGCGCGCTGGGTCCACTTCGTGTGCATGAGCGCCATCGTGCTGTTCATCGTGGTGCATGTGGCCATGGTGGCGCTGGTGCCGCGCACGCTGCTGATCATGCTGCGCGGCCGCTGA
- the hisN gene encoding histidinol-phosphatase translates to MPLTAEQLIEYMDFAAGLAQAAGNASLPYFRSAPAVEDKGGRHFDPVTAADKAAERAMRDLILAKYPEHGILGEEEDRVAGTSPLTWVLDPIDGTRAFITGLPLWGTLIALNDGQRPVIGIMDQPFTRERFSGDGSQAWLNGQPLRTRPCADLAQAKLMCTTPEMFEDAAQFAAFRRVADAARMQRYGGDCYAYCMVAAGHVDAVVEAGLKAYDVQALIPIVQGAGGVMTSWTGGDAQQGGTVVACGDPRLHQQILALLNAPA, encoded by the coding sequence ATGCCTTTGACCGCAGAGCAGCTTATCGAATACATGGACTTCGCCGCAGGCCTCGCGCAGGCCGCCGGCAACGCCAGCCTGCCGTACTTCCGCAGCGCCCCGGCGGTAGAGGACAAGGGCGGCCGGCACTTCGACCCGGTCACCGCGGCCGACAAGGCAGCCGAGCGCGCCATGCGCGACCTGATCCTGGCGAAATACCCGGAGCACGGCATCCTGGGCGAAGAAGAAGACCGCGTGGCCGGCACCTCGCCGCTGACCTGGGTGCTCGATCCCATCGACGGCACCCGTGCCTTCATTACCGGGCTGCCGCTCTGGGGCACCCTGATCGCGCTCAATGACGGTCAGCGCCCGGTGATCGGCATCATGGACCAGCCGTTCACGCGCGAGCGGTTCAGCGGCGATGGCAGCCAGGCATGGCTAAACGGTCAGCCCCTGCGTACCCGGCCGTGCGCCGACCTGGCGCAGGCCAAGCTGATGTGCACCACGCCGGAGATGTTCGAGGACGCGGCGCAGTTCGCCGCCTTCCGCCGCGTGGCGGACGCCGCGCGCATGCAGCGCTACGGCGGCGATTGCTACGCCTACTGCATGGTCGCGGCAGGGCATGTGGATGCCGTGGTCGAGGCCGGCCTGAAGGCCTACGACGTGCAGGCGCTGATTCCCATCGTGCAAGGCGCCGGCGGCGTCATGACCAGTTGGACCGGCGGGGATGCGCAACAGGGCGGCACCGTGGTGGCCTGCGGCGACCCGCGGCTGCACCAGCAGATACTCGCGCTGCTGAATGCGCCTGCTTGA
- a CDS encoding Hsp70 family protein produces MMSNACGLDFGTSNSTVGWCRPGQPTLLPLEDGKLTLPSVIFFHSEDPLVSYGRAALGDYLAGYEGRLMRSLKSLLGTSMMEDSTEVMGQAMPFRKLLSHFIGELKQRAETSAGASFDKVVLGRPVFFIDEDPKADQLAEQTLREIAADAGFKDIEFQYEPIAAAFDYEATIAREELVLVADIGGGTSDFSLVRLSPERAGKVDRRGDILANGGVHIGGTDFDKSLSLASVMPFLGLGSELRNGKAMPSGQYFDLASWHTINLVYTRKAWSHVMDNYRDAADKVKLDRLISLIKQRAGHWLAIQVEAAKIALSGEPQTQLDLGRIAPGETMAISRADFDQSIAKLVGKTEVTVQALLRDAGVQADAIDTVLFTGGSSSVPLLRERLSELIPGAQRIEGDLFGGIGSGLALDARRKFG; encoded by the coding sequence ATGATGTCAAACGCTTGCGGCCTAGATTTCGGCACGTCCAATTCCACGGTGGGCTGGTGCCGGCCGGGACAACCCACGCTGTTGCCGCTGGAAGATGGCAAGCTCACGCTGCCCTCCGTGATCTTTTTCCATTCCGAGGATCCGCTAGTCAGCTACGGCCGCGCCGCGCTTGGCGATTACCTGGCGGGCTATGAAGGCCGGCTGATGCGCTCGCTCAAGAGCCTGCTCGGCACCTCGATGATGGAGGACAGCACCGAGGTCATGGGGCAGGCCATGCCGTTTCGCAAGCTGCTCTCGCACTTCATCGGCGAGCTCAAGCAGCGCGCCGAGACCTCGGCCGGCGCCAGTTTCGACAAGGTCGTGCTGGGCCGCCCGGTGTTCTTCATCGACGAAGATCCCAAGGCCGACCAGCTCGCCGAGCAGACGCTGCGCGAGATCGCGGCGGATGCCGGCTTCAAGGACATCGAGTTCCAGTACGAGCCAATCGCCGCGGCCTTCGACTATGAAGCCACGATCGCGCGCGAGGAACTGGTGCTGGTGGCCGACATCGGCGGCGGCACTTCCGACTTCTCGCTGGTGCGCCTGTCACCCGAGCGGGCCGGCAAGGTCGACCGGCGTGGCGACATCCTGGCCAACGGCGGCGTGCACATCGGCGGCACGGACTTCGACAAGAGCTTGAGCCTGGCGAGCGTGATGCCGTTCCTGGGCCTGGGCAGCGAGCTGCGCAACGGCAAGGCGATGCCTTCGGGCCAGTATTTCGACCTGGCGAGCTGGCACACCATCAACCTGGTCTACACCCGCAAGGCGTGGTCGCACGTGATGGACAACTATCGCGATGCGGCCGACAAGGTCAAGCTGGACCGCCTGATCAGCCTGATCAAGCAGCGCGCCGGTCACTGGCTCGCGATCCAGGTGGAAGCCGCCAAGATCGCCTTGTCGGGCGAGCCGCAGACGCAGCTCGACCTGGGGCGCATCGCCCCGGGCGAGACCATGGCGATCAGCCGCGCTGACTTTGACCAGTCCATTGCGAAGCTGGTTGGCAAGACCGAGGTGACGGTGCAGGCGTTGTTGCGCGATGCGGGCGTACAGGCGGATGCGATCGACACCGTATTGTTTACCGGCGGATCCAGCAGCGTGCCTTTGTTGCGTGAGCGGCTGTCCGAGCTGATCCCCGGTGCGCAGCGGATCGAGGGCGATCTGTTTGGCGGCATTGGTTCCGGGCTGGCGCTGGATGCCCGGCGCAAGTTCGGGTGA